In Lycium barbarum isolate Lr01 unplaced genomic scaffold, ASM1917538v2 unchr_scaffold_100, whole genome shotgun sequence, the DNA window CAAGCAAagattaaatttttttaaaatatttaacttTTGGGACGACGTTAGTCTGGGGACAACCTATGTCAATATTTACAGGTAATCCACAACTCACCCCATATTCACATATGGCAACTGTTTTCAAGACAACAAGATCATAATTGTCCATGAAAGGAACAATGACAATGTCACCAAAGAATTCTGCCTCTTTCTTCAACTCCACGTTTATATCCTTCCTCGCATGCTGTCAAAAAACCAATCCATGTTAAACTCAAATTAACATGCTGCAAAATCAATGTTAATAGTAAATGATATTTGCAATATGCTGTATAACCTACCAATGCGACAAAGAATCGAGCCACAACATTTGAAGATTTGATTAGTTGATGCTGCATCCAAGACCTCCTTATAGCCATTCGCTCAGCAAAATGATTGCCTGCAGAGAGAACACCAATGAACAGATCCACAGGCTGATCAAGGAGGGGTGGTGCCCTCCATCTGTTTGACATATCAAGATGCCTTTGAGGAGAAAAACTAGGATGTGACGTGGGCAAGGAGGCAGCAAAGACTGAATCGACATCAACATCGCCATTCAATGACAAACCAGTGGCATCCTCGAGCGCAAATCCCTAAAAGCATCAAAGAGAACCTTCTTTAGTTCATTCGATAATTCAGAATGAAATTGAATAGGTGACAGTAAGTTACTCACAATTCGATATGGAAATGAGGTCACATGCCTCCCATCAACATTCACATGATAGCCCTCCAAACCGGCACTGAGAGTTAGCACAAATAGCCTATCCTCTGAAAATGGGAATGGCCAATCAAAATCGACCACCTTTTTTCGCCCTACTAGACGGTTTAACCACCAAGATGCCTTTGATTGCTCAGACTGATTACCGGCATCATCTCGAACCCACTTTTCACATTTTACCTGGCCATCAACTGCAAAAGAGTCTAGAGGTTACCAAAAATGTCGTACCACATACAAATGATAGATAACTGCGCCACAGACTACTAACAGATGCAAATGTAACTAAGGTCCATTTCGCTTGTTTTTTCCACCATTCAATTGTCAACAAACCCCAAATCATGAAAATAATCCAAGGAATCTATCCATCACGAAATAGCACCGCCTCAAGCAATAAGCTCTATACTCAAAACTTATTCAACTGCTTGATAACGCAAACTATGAAAATCTTATGCTGCATCCCCACCCACTACCAATCCCCAAAACATAAAACGGAACAACCTTTTAGCCTCAATTAGTAAATCAAATAGTTTCTCCAGCTAACAAATCTTTAAATTTAActagtactccctccatttcaatttgtttgtcttacattcctttttaatctgtttgaaaaagaatgcctctttcctaacttggcaactctttaattccaacatCTCACGTGGCATgtttaggaccacaagattaaaggacattttggtacattatacatatcttcagtttaagaccacaagattcaaacgTTTTCTTTACTAGACCACAAGATTCATAcgttttctttactttcttaaactttgtgcccatTACTGGTCACAatccggataaaggaggaggattGAAGTAAGTTGAAAGCTACATGAAACTTCTAAGCATTTGGATATAGAAGGGACCATATAGGGAAGTCCAACTAGTTCGCTACTGCGCATAATTGACTGATTAAACTAGTTCATTAAGCAGAATAATTTCTTAAACACTACTACTAAAGAAATAAAGAACCAAAATTCATATTCTCACCAGTCTCCTCATCATCCCTGGACCTCCACCCATCACACCTTTGAGCTGTCCCCCACTGCATCCTATAACAAGTATTCTGCTCAATCACTGGCTTTCCACTCCAATCACCCTTCAATCTTGGATTAAAATGAAGAATCCTTGGCGGGTCCTCTCCATCAACTGTCTTCAACCCTTGTAATTCCATCATAAACTGTGAAACCATCAAGAATTGACCTTCTTTAAGCAATGATATCTTTGAATCATGTTCTTGATGGGCACTTTTTGGCCTCCCTACAACAGTTATATGTGACCCAAGTGTAAGCCCACATGGCAACACCATCATTCCTCTCCCTTTTCCCTGAAAATCAAACCCTGACATTGAAATAGAATGTGGGCACTCTTCTGTTTTGTTATTACTTTCTAGAAAGGCCACTTCTTTTTTATGCAATTCAAGTTCTTTCCACACCTTTCTACCTAACTCAAATGCCTCTTTTGCTGACTTCAAAATCCCTGAAAACCCATCATTACTACTCATATTTACATAACTACCATCAAAAACCAAACTTGATAATGGATTCTTGAtttctcttatctttatttcaggTTTTGATTGACTTGGAACTAAAATTGGGACATCTAGAGGGCGGTTTGGGGCTTCTTTTTCTTCTAATTCTTCTTCACTATCAAGCACAAAAGGCTTTGAAAACTGACCTGTACCAAAACCGTCTTGAGAAACTAAACTAAACCCATTTTTGAAAACAAAAGGAACTTCAAGACCCACCAAAATTACATACAAAAAGCCTATAAAAATCAAAACTTGCACCAATCTTTGCCGACTCAGTGACATGAACAAGTCAAATTTTGCTCTTTTCATGTTGAAAACTGAAAAATCTCTTTTGTGAGCTGAACCATCTTTCAATTTCTAGTAATCATGAAGATATACAAGTCATGCAAAGATAAAACAGAGAGGAAAAAAAATGAGgttcttccaaaattccaaaccgaCAATTTTGTACAAAAACAAAACTTCGTATGAAAGAAGGGAAAAGTATAGGTGGAAGAAAGACAGAGTTAGGTCATCAAAAGCATGATCGCTAGCAAGTTATAATAGAGagagatatatacatatacaaaatgtatacatatatttttagaGAGAGATGGAGGAGGTACAAGGGTCGGTTGGAACCAGAGAGAGAGTAAATATTTCTTTGCAATTTGAACAGGAAAAACTTTACACTTTAAAAAGTTGATGGAAGAATCTTGATGGAATGTgtttcactttttatttttattttgtttattccTTGggtgaaagtttttttttttttttatatatattaaaccAATTCCACAGACTGCATTGTCTGTGGTCATTGGGGAGTTTGGCATTGACCCTTACTTTGTTAATagacttatcaaaatatacttgagAGGAGGGCTACGCCGTGACTCCCCTTTTACATGCACTAGGGGTAACCTCTCTTTAAAAATCTGTCCCTAGAAACCATGGAGAACACTTCTAATTAGCTATGTTCTAATTAGTTGCGTTCTCGTTACAAAAGACATTATATACTTATGGGACATCATAGCTGAAGTAAAAGAAAATCCTACTCATTTTACAATGGACTTGCAACATTCAGGAAGAAGGTGCTACCAATTGTCCAACAAAAAATGGTTGTCATTTTATACAAAAGATCACGCTCCTTGTTGATACAGAactctttcttctttctcttcttattCTGCCTGCAGCTTCTCCAGTTCTTCTTATGGTTTTGGTTCATATTCATCACTTGATTCTGATTCTGAAGTTTGCCATTTGAAGTTTGTCCATCCTCAATGCTCCCTTAGCTGCACCTAGGATTTCCTGCATAGAGCTAAACACATTAGCAGTCAAACTATTATGTGAATTGCTTCcaaatttagccaaaatatcaacgACGGTGTTTGCTTCCCTGAAACAATGTTGAATTTTGATGCTTCTTTTATCAATGATTCTCTTCATATGTTCCACTTCTTGTAAAAATTCCCAGGGGACATCGTATGAGCCATCTAACCATTTAACCACCAGTATGGAGTCAACTTCCACAATCCCATTATTGATGTCTTTGAAATCCGGCCAATCGATCTCAAATCTTGCAGCCTTAACCTCTGCACTGTTATTCGAGCAAAAAAATAGGGATTTAAAGAATGCCATAATGAGATTTCCACTGGAATCTCTGGCAATTCCCCTCATACCAGCTTTGTTACTTTGAGCCATACTACTTCCATCTGTATTGAGTTTAATACCATTCTCTGGGGGTTTGCTCCATATGACTGGAGTACTAGATAGGATGGCTTTGTAAGCTTCCATTGTGCCGCACATTTTGCTCCAGTTGCAGCTTGAGTCTATTCTATACCCTTTCTTGTTCATAATGCATTTCAAGTGCTGAATTACTTCATAGCAGATTTTGGCCACATAGTAGTTCTTATGGCCATATTTTATAGAGCTCCAAGCTTTTCATACCTCCCAGCAGATGAATATTGGGATACTTTGATATGCCACTCTTAGCATAGCATTTCTAGTCTTGTGACTCCACCAAGTAAGAATTCTAGCCTGAATGTTCTGATTCTACATGCTAATTCCATGGAATCTCCAAAGAATTTCCAAACTTTCATGGCCATTTCCCCATCAATAAACACACGGAATATGGTTTTTTATTCAAGCTGCTCACAGCATATACACATAGGATCTGCATTCCTACCAAAATTCTTAATTCTGTCATACATAGGTAATTTCTTTTTGATGGCTCTCCAGATGATGAAAGCCATTTTGAAAGAAATTCCTTTACTCCATATGCATTTCCAGATAGGAATCTCTGGCCTcttccttcttaggacttgataAGCACTGACACAGGTGAAACTTCCAGATGAATTATAGGTCCAAATAGCTTGATCTTTCCTGTCTCTGGGCCCAATATCCACCCTCTGAATGATGTGACAAATATCAGCTGGTAAAAGTTTGAAAATGTATTCCATATCCCAGTTGGTACCATCAATGCAGTCTACTACATTGAGACTGCCAGGGTTGCTATCAGTATGATGGTGTAGAGCCAATGGACCAATACCTGTCCAATTATCCCACCAAAAGGATATTTGAGCTTCATTAATTTTCCAAAGAATATGAGGTTCAATTTCAGCTTTAATTCTGATCAAATCTTTCCAAAGAAATGAATGATTTCCCTGAAC includes these proteins:
- the LOC132625603 gene encoding hydroxyproline O-galactosyltransferase GALT6-like encodes the protein MKRAKFDLFMSLSRQRLVQVLIFIGFLYVILVGLEVPFVFKNGFSLVSQDGFGTGQFSKPFVLDSEEELEEKEAPNRPLDVPILVPSQSKPEIKIREIKNPLSSLVFDGSYVNMSSNDGFSGILKSAKEAFELGRKVWKELELHKKEVAFLESNNKTEECPHSISMSGFDFQGKGRGMMVLPCGLTLGSHITVVGRPKSAHQEHDSKISLLKEGQFLMVSQFMMELQGLKTVDGEDPPRILHFNPRLKGDWSGKPVIEQNTCYRMQWGTAQRCDGWRSRDDEETVDGQVKCEKWVRDDAGNQSEQSKASWWLNRLVGRKKVVDFDWPFPFSEDRLFVLTLSAGLEGYHVNVDGRHVTSFPYRIGFALEDATGLSLNGDVDVDSVFAASLPTSHPSFSPQRHLDMSNRWRAPPLLDQPVDLFIGVLSAGNHFAERMAIRRSWMQHQLIKSSNVVARFFVALHARKDINVELKKEAEFFGDIVIVPFMDNYDLVVLKTVAICEYGVHVAFAKNIMKCDDDTFVRVDAVIKEINKIPENRSLYVGNINYYHKPLRNGKWAVTYEEWPEEEYPPYANGPGYIISSAIANFIVSEFDRHKLKLFKMEDVSMGMWVEKFNSSSRPVQYVHSLKFSQAGCVDDYYTAHYQSPRQMICMWNKLQQLGRPQCCNMR